One stretch of Nitrospirota bacterium DNA includes these proteins:
- a CDS encoding nitroreductase family protein, whose product MDIPWERWYSAIPARRSRRVFAARPVAEQQIKDLAVFCHAFRPFSGARAALVTRSPESVFRGAIGSYGKIKGAPAFIAFIGDMKDPNVQEKVGYTGEGIILEAASSGLGTCWVGGFFRPDTAASLTDMRENEKVLAVTPLGYAEKTVSLEEKIMTGFGRTHKRTPLSALVSGLRADIWPEWVTKALEAARLAPSAVNRQPWRFHISGNGITVAVDNLNDSYSISKRLDCGIAMLHIEAALRCYGVQGEWEFLTRPEVARFNTDIVFRNK is encoded by the coding sequence TTGGATATCCCATGGGAAAGATGGTATTCAGCAATTCCGGCAAGAAGATCACGCCGGGTGTTTGCTGCGCGCCCGGTGGCAGAACAACAGATCAAAGACCTCGCGGTATTTTGTCATGCATTCCGTCCTTTTTCCGGAGCCAGGGCAGCACTGGTCACTCGCTCCCCGGAGAGCGTATTCAGGGGCGCAATCGGAAGTTATGGAAAGATAAAAGGCGCTCCCGCGTTTATCGCCTTTATCGGAGACATGAAGGATCCGAATGTGCAGGAGAAGGTCGGGTACACAGGAGAAGGCATTATTCTGGAAGCTGCCTCAAGCGGCCTTGGCACGTGCTGGGTCGGCGGTTTCTTTCGTCCTGATACGGCTGCCTCTCTGACAGACATGAGGGAGAACGAAAAGGTACTCGCGGTTACCCCGCTCGGGTACGCGGAGAAAACGGTCTCTCTTGAAGAAAAGATCATGACAGGATTCGGAAGAACTCACAAAAGAACGCCGCTCAGCGCATTGGTATCAGGACTGAGAGCAGACATCTGGCCCGAGTGGGTTACGAAAGCCCTTGAGGCTGCACGACTGGCTCCTTCAGCGGTAAACCGTCAGCCGTGGAGATTTCATATCAGCGGAAACGGTATTACCGTTGCAGTGGACAACCTTAATGATTCCTACAGTATTTCCAAGCGGCTTGACTGTGGTATCGCGATGCTCCACATCGAGGCAGCTCTGCGCTGTTATGGTGTTCAGGGGGAATGGGAGTTCTTAACCCGGCCGGAAGTTGCCAGATTCAATACGGATATTGTTTTCAGAAACAAATAG
- a CDS encoding FIST N-terminal domain-containing protein, whose protein sequence is MVLIFASTRQLMKKTYADDLKKAYPEAQFFGCSTAGEIYSTLVEDDSLVATAVSFEHTKVHGAQVKLSKSVDSYQAGRLLARSFEKEGLVHIFVLSDGIRVNGSELVNGLSDDLPNGVAVTGGLAGDGERFQETRVFWNSDPEKNTIAAIGFYGDRLQVGYGSVGGWAPFGPERMITASKGNVLYELDGYSALELYKKYLGEHARGLPATGLLFPLSLRTKENTTGLVRTILAINEDEQSMTFAGDMPEGTYARLMKANVDRLIDGAVGAAKLGYEAIGSHYPELAVLVSCVGRRMVLKQRTEEEVEGVRDILGNQTVIAGFYSYGEISPFVRRTRCELHNQTMTVTVYAEKR, encoded by the coding sequence TTGGTCCTGATTTTCGCTTCCACCCGCCAGCTGATGAAGAAGACTTATGCTGATGATCTTAAAAAGGCATACCCTGAGGCACAGTTTTTCGGATGTTCAACTGCAGGGGAAATTTATTCGACACTGGTCGAGGATGATTCTCTGGTTGCTACTGCTGTCAGCTTCGAACATACAAAGGTTCATGGTGCACAGGTGAAGCTGAGCAAGTCGGTAGACAGTTATCAGGCAGGCAGGCTTCTCGCGCGGTCTTTTGAGAAGGAAGGGCTTGTGCATATATTTGTCCTGTCCGATGGAATTCGTGTGAATGGCAGTGAACTGGTCAACGGGTTGTCTGATGATCTGCCCAATGGGGTTGCTGTGACCGGAGGACTTGCAGGTGATGGGGAACGTTTTCAGGAAACCAGGGTGTTCTGGAACAGCGATCCTGAAAAGAACACGATTGCAGCTATTGGTTTTTATGGGGACCGTCTGCAGGTGGGATACGGTTCTGTCGGAGGCTGGGCCCCGTTCGGTCCTGAACGCATGATCACCGCATCGAAAGGAAATGTGCTGTATGAGCTGGACGGATATTCCGCGCTTGAATTATACAAAAAATACCTCGGTGAGCATGCCAGAGGGCTTCCTGCAACAGGCTTGCTCTTCCCCCTCAGTCTGCGGACAAAGGAAAACACAACCGGACTGGTCCGCACAATACTCGCAATCAATGAAGATGAGCAGAGCATGACATTTGCCGGGGATATGCCGGAAGGAACATATGCCCGTCTCATGAAAGCCAATGTCGACCGTCTTATCGACGGTGCTGTAGGTGCTGCAAAATTGGGTTACGAGGCGATCGGCTCACACTATCCTGAACTAGCTGTACTGGTCAGCTGCGTGGGACGGAGGATGGTGCTCAAGCAGAGAACAGAGGAAGAGGTGGAGGGGGTGCGTGATATACTCGGAAATCAGACTGTCATAGCCGGTTTTTATTCGTATGGAGAAATCAGCCCTTTTGTCCGGCGTACCAGGTGCGAGCTGCATAACCAGACCATGACAGTCACTGTTTACGCAGAAAAACGATGA